The DNA region TATATGGCGGCGTACACGCCCTGTTTTCGGCGTGAGAAGATGTCGGCAGGGCGCGACGTCAGGGGCATCAAGCGGGGCCATCAATTCGACAAGGTCGAGATGGTCAAGGTGGTGCGGCCGGAAACCTCCGACGACGAATTCCACAAGATGGTCGCCAATGCCGAGGAAATCTGCCGCCGCCTCGAAATTGCCTATCGGGTCGTCGAGCTGTGCACGTCAGATCTCAGCTTCAACAGCGCGGTGACCTACGACCTCGAGATGTGGGCGCCGGGCTGCGGCGAATGGCTCGAGGTCAGCTCGGTATCGAATTGCACCGACTTCCAGGCCCGCCGCGCGCAGATAAGGTTCCGCTCCAAGGGCGGAAAACCCGAGCTGGTGCATACGTTAAATGGCTCAGGACTCGCGCTGCCGCGCACGGTAATATCGATTC from Candidatus Binataceae bacterium includes:
- a CDS encoding aminoacyl--tRNA ligase-related protein: YMAAYTPCFRREKMSAGRDVRGIKRGHQFDKVEMVKVVRPETSDDEFHKMVANAEEICRRLEIAYRVVELCTSDLSFNSAVTYDLEMWAPGCGEWLEVSSVSNCTDFQARRAQIRFRSKGGKPELVHTLNGSGLALPRTVISILENYQNEDGSVTIPKVLRPYMDGAERITAS